CTCCAATTCAAGTTTGTCGCCTAGAGGTACATTTTCAACCATACGTTGATCTATATCAACTTTACCCTCATTCAGCGATTTGTGTCCAAACTCCTGCTGCACATCGCCAACTGCTTTTTGTATCTCCTCTCGACTTTCTCCCGCTACCTGCCAATACTGCTGAGGGAGCATACTCACAATTCTTGACCCTGGGGCCATGTACCTCCTGCGCCTCCTAATAGGTAGTCGAATATCAGGAGGCCTGTGTTCATTCACCTTTTGATTATGACCATTTCCCGATTCATCCCCGGTTTTAACATCAGGTTCGTGGGATTTACGCTTCTCTTCCCCTGACCGACGGAGGTCAGCGGGGTCTTTTGAAGAACTTGAAAAGAAGTTTTCATACGTCTTACCTTGTGCACTATAATAAATGTGATTGTTGCTACATCTCTGGAATATCTtgacatttttaatattttttactctcagcatctggaaaaaaaaaataagcaatgccttaaaaatttacataattaagcaATAATTGTGCTTTTTTAATTATGGTAATTTTGCATACAGCATCTGCTGTCAAACAATGAATAGACAATTAAAAATTAATAACGGGGTCACAATTAAAGTCACCTCAAAAACTTTAAATGGCAATTTTGATACCCAATTACTTGTTCAGAAAGTTTGGTAATATTATGCcgcatgataaaaaatgaaaatcagTGTCTAAATTTacaaaaattgaatatttaaaaatttgtCACAACTATACTAAccagatgttcatattgcttcttccctGGAAGCttgattttatcaatatttacCCTTCGACCTAACaaatttcacattttctttcaCTTCAATAGATTTAGCTTATGCCTATATTAATTaagccttttacccccaatggaagtactggtacgtttcacaaaactcatccctttacccccatggacgtaatggtacgtccttgcaaaaaacggctttttacattttttttgcatatttttgataactttacaagaaacttcaagcattttccaaaagaatgagaccaacctggcctctctatgataaaaattaaggctgttagagcaatttaaagaatatatattgcaaaatgtgcctgaaaaaaaaaatggcgggggGTTGAGGGTTTGAAAGTTCCAAATAGGGTTAATGAGACAATaggacaaatttggaagcaatttgtatttttcctagtaatacaaacctggagttcttTTCTATGGACTAttattttggcgaagctgaaaccagACGATAAGCTTTTTTGTCAAGGTctaactacccaccactagttagagGGAGGAGATAAGTTAATCCTCCCACTCACAGCAGTACTAGCGACTAGCCCTCACTTTTGTAATTGCGGCAGGACTTACACGTACTGGCgggtcagtatgtgtaaagagctccacgTTTGTATTGCTACgaaaaattaattccaaatttgtcctttgttcctgagtaagatacaaaccttccactctttactatggagactctcCTTTAGGTGGATGGAAGTCTGaaaccaactggctggcaactGTCCCAGGATAGCCTCTCTATAGGGATACCTTGACAGATCCTGCACCACATTATCCTTGTAGGATAACAGCCCAGGCAATCCTTGCtagagaataaggaattaatctgtTGGAACATACTGTACATTGTAGCTATTCAGGCCAGGCCCTCTACTAATGTATATTTCT
The genomic region above belongs to Palaemon carinicauda isolate YSFRI2023 chromosome 45, ASM3689809v2, whole genome shotgun sequence and contains:
- the Yip1d1 gene encoding uncharacterized protein Yip1d1 isoform X2, which encodes MLRVKNIKNVKIFQRCSNNHIYYSAQGKTYENFFSSSSKDPADLRRSGEEKRKSHEPDVKTGDESGNGHNQKVNEHRPPDIRLPIRRRRRYMAPGSRIVSMLPQQYWQVAGESREEIQKAVGDVQQEFGHKSLNEGKVDIDQRMVENVPLGDKLELEGNIKQEENNPVTVGISRTVHSGEVSAHLSPVMPKLRRQRTLNVSSRLSQLIDTTIDYGEKDEKVKSNEENKEK